In Anticarsia gemmatalis isolate Benzon Research Colony breed Stoneville strain chromosome 5, ilAntGemm2 primary, whole genome shotgun sequence, the following are encoded in one genomic region:
- the LOC142973125 gene encoding uncharacterized protein LOC142973125 isoform X1 produces the protein MEEEVGIKVTRLRRRLSIEAEDVKSPSTQSTPTKKRGGRLAAKPQLELIDENATATEQEKPKRTRKSTARDAEPEVEKVVTPARRSTRMRSNTSIVSEPPAEAEDKGTPSRRSTRIKSNTSIVSETVQYSESPRAKRAARRLSQAGSDNETVLTPARQTRRTRKDSTSSIDKPVEPAGKVAPVKEVIVEETENGKSDSPSTRRSPRLIAKTGRKSTSIDNLESEPKSAKEPSNEEKTETVDGSAVSTTKEVENNEITEESNLSATSSKLIKDIEDEPKKGKANLNKTASAVEEPESKSKRHRTKSWTTISSSPTNDTVFLSDTETIKKNKRKSQVQDTSINSGAGDGVLNTSNKNTQEQEDIKNESLNSSNMSDKKKRKSTNKSMIEDNESITNVSIVNKSAKLDKSTNEKVGNESNLTEKFFGEAPPETVESLVYIEDSDSNTGIADKVNIAKEIDSEDQCVPVVEHPLEDEKSKESKDDLSYEPMDIDETMPENVSLSVFTDKNASIRLDDTKRKSLLNVSQVNNVSIDNSMNKSSRKTAVVVLENYDDMFLNKSKRKSSISGAINETLDKSVNKSKRKSSISAVDTNEKMDDDSNQPEIQSATENVNKSLNKSNRKSVIQNEDVENDISMTEKDDSMNKSSNKSKRKSAIADVEIDIADKSLNKPKRKSSISNTGDDGIDKDSSDVIDKEDLNKSTNKSKRKSVIEDKIEDTNKSSDSGVENDDNVDSSSNKSKRKSTGTDSNDSVVKDINKSNRKSSISNIDVDEVDSSSNKSKRKSSVGNVDDEMNKSLNKSKRKSSISNVVSEDNLDTSSNKSSRKSNVGKDDTIDKSADKSKRTSSISNVDADDNLNKSSNKSKRKSSISQTFDSNENKSTLVLSQLKDTSEANVDSNVPKDIYEFNESNDSSEPMSKSVNVPNTNKDKETDKKNLSLTYSTSTPLQQKSLKKLGMQINTSIIAPNSASKTEKSALNKSKKDASILSQKDEESEPSDEEDEDGSGEEEEESEEDESVGKSNMIDDEAEEASDDYESGDSRDEDEREYEEQNQIVEKGETLDSDEEDFSDDSEYERDSFIVDSDEEDNELLSGSGDDLSMSADELTMSSKSKIKFNERKNKEQKKASREMYEARHKLNESDKSSKSDKPKSKKSTRRRLESSDSESEEEVGAQSKKNRRARIDSSQDDVDTSVVKQKKKVKRLSESICEDNATNEKEISIRENIEEKADPLSLQNVVKQEPKTLQKDLNISTVAITNVDDVEEVQVDENVSIMKSDQTSDPLQATMAQEEAMEDDEDEDSISENEEITQNYESVLNDLNKKSKKVKSIDISLNLNKKAKQKANEPIVDQLNLTQVKKSKKKKADSETSEPKDKESSVTNKVVEKVNKSIIIQDEGSSDSIDMKLLFNEDSTDSEMKETSKQSEAKEVIEDFIPLKRTEGKTNILENSVSDGAKDESILNVSKSKKNKRKSSQPETEEPVAMNDQEGENLSFFIDTTGTHTDMNQSVTNTSIKGSAKKNKQKNNVSFVNIEEEKDDENSNDAPLEVSYHSEKNKNKSIQDLNVTQSEETNINTTANETLTQSGKKKKKNKKNLDSSQIVVEDTVEENAADKSLNSSALNVSGSNKKKKKKSSESQIEPEPVEEVPVEAAHNVSVGSAKKKEQKTVSESSSAEKAVVEEVISISSEETTKKRKRKPSANPSVEEVIEKDDAKVLNTSKANDSIISTNKKKKLKISRSHEETTETQEVVPDEQNTEEQDKPSGKKSKKKNKAVIEQTPLEIDTESTKKNKKRKERDDDDSETLSKVVKQNSLDKIHVPRLPVNVLKQLDDQPKAGPETKAKVVATSSFKVEQTRKRRNKPSNYLEQSVYLNDSVEETTKKTSIKKPKVLPFIPTASTSGFGFTTNFKVNVIAQETQFVAQSSDVTNFKTDYLQKNRIKKLGTFEKYKRHRSIKISKF, from the exons ATGGAAGAAGAAGTCGGCATAAAAG TGACAAGACTGAGGCGAAGGCTGTCCATAGAGGCTGAAGATGTTAAATCACCCTCCACACAGTCTACCCCCACTAAGAAGAGAGGGGGTAGACTAGCAGCCAAGCCACAGCTGGAGCTAATTGATGAAAATG CGACAGCAACAGAACAAGAGAAGCCAAAACGTACAAGAAAATCAACCGCAAGGGACGCTGAGCCTGAAGTTGAGAAAGTAGTGACACCAGCTAGACGTAGTACTAGAATGAGGTCTAACACCAGCATAGTGTCTGAACCTCCAGCGGAAGCAGAAGATAAGGGTACACCTTCGAGACGCAGCACTAGGATCAAGTCTAATACTAGTATTGTGTCAGAAACTGTACAGTACTCTGAGTCACCTAGAGCTAAGAGGGCTGCTAGGCGGTTATCTCAAGCTG GTAGTGATAATGAGACTGTACTTACACCTGCAAGACAGACAAGAAGGACCAGAAAGGACTCTACATCAAGCATTGACAAACcag TTGAACCGGCTGGCAAAGTAGCACCAGTCAAAGAAGTAATTGTTGAAGAGACTGAAAATGGCAAAAGTGATTCGCCTTCCACCAGGAGGAGTCCTAGACTGATAGCCAAGACTGGCAGGAAGAGTACTTCGATAGATAATCTAGAAAGTGAACCCAAGAGTGCCAAGGAACCTAGCAATGAAGAGAAAACTGAAACTGTTGATGGTTCTGCTGTATCAACAACAAAAGAggttgaaaataatgaaatcacAGAAGAAAGCAACCTCTCTGCCACAAGTTCTAAGTTAATCAAAGACATAGAGGATGAACCTAAGAAGGGAAAagcaaatttaaacaaaacagcATCTGCAGTAGAAGAACCGGAATCTAAATCTAAACGACACAGAACTAAATCATGGACAACTATTTCATCCAGTCCTACAAATgatactgtatttttaagtGACACTGAaactataaagaaaaataaaagaaagagCCAAGTTCAAGATACTTCTATTAACTCTGGTGCAGGAGATGGTGTGCTTAATacaagtaacaaaaatactcaGGAACAAGAAGATATCAAAAACGAATCTCTGAATTCTTCTAACATGTCGgacaaaaagaaaagaaaaagtactAACAAATCTATGATTGAAGATAATGAATCAATCACTAATGTTtctattgtaaataaatctgCAAAATTAGATAAATCTACGAATGAAAAAGTTGGTAATGAGTCCAATTTAACAGAAAAATTCTTTGGCGAAGCACCACCTGAAACTGTTGAATCTTTAGTATACATTGAAGATTCGGATTCTAATACGGGAATTGCTGATAAAGTCAATATTGCTAAAGAAATAGATAGTGAAGATCAATGCGTACCGGTTGTAGAACATCCATTGGAGGACGAAAAATCTAAAGAATCTAAAGATGACCTTAGTTACGAACCAATGGATATTGACGAGACTATGCCAGAAAATGTCTCGCTATCGGTTTTCACGGACAAAAATGCGTCTATAAGATTGGACGATACAAAGCGAAAGTCACTGCTTAATGTATCTCAAGTTAATAACGTTAGTATTGACAATAGTATGAATAAGTCCTCAAGAAAAACTGCAGTTGTAGTTTTGGAAAATTATGATGATATGTTTCTTAACAAATCTAAGAGGAAATCATCAATATCAGGTGCCATTAATGAGACTCTTGACAAAAGTGTGAACAAATCGAAAAGAAAGTCTTCGATTTCAGCTGTAGACACTAATGAAAAAATGGACGATGATAGCAACCAGCCTGAAATACAATCAGCCACTGAAAATGTAAACAAGAGTTTGAATAAATCCAATCGCAAATCTGTTATTCAAAATGAGGATGTGGAAAACGATATTTCTATGACTGAGAAAGACGACAGTATGAATAAAAGTTCTAACAAATCTAAGCGTAAGTCAGCTATTGCTGATGTCGAAATAGATATAGCCGATAAAAGCTTGAATAAGCCTAAAAGGAAATCCTCAATTTCGAACACTGGTGATGATGGTATTGATAAAGATTCTTCTGATGTTATTGACAAAGAAGATTTGAACAAAAGCACTAATAAATCTAAAAGAAAGTCGGTCATTGAGGATAAAATTGAGGACACAAACAAATCTTCAGACAGTGGTGTTGAAAATGATGACAATGTTGACAGTAGCTCGAATAAATCTAAAAGGAAGTCTACAGGCACGGACAGTAATGATAGTGTAGTCAAAGACATAAATAAGTCTAACAGAAAATCTTCAATTTCGAATATCGATGTTGATGAAGTAGATAGTTCTTCAAACAAATCTAAGCGAAAATCTTCCGTTGGTAATGTTGATGACGAAATGAATAAAAGTTTGAATAAGTCTAAGAGGAAATCGTCGATATCAAACGTAGTTAGTGAGGATAATCTAGATACCAGTTCTAATAAATCTTCAAGGAAATCTAATGTTGGTAAAGATGATACTATTGATAAGAGTGCAGATAAGTCTAAGAGGACATCATCGATCTCAAACGTAGATGCTGATGATAATCTTAATAAAAGTTCTAACAAATCTAAGAGAAAGTCCTCTATCTCCCAAACTTTTGACAGCAATGAGAATAAGAGTACTCTAGTTTTATCCCAACTTAAAGATACGTCGGAAGCAAATGTAGATTCCAATGTGCCAAAAGACATTTACGAGTTCAACGAATCGAATGATTCCAGTGAACCAATGTCAAAATCAGTTAATGTGCCAAATACTAATAAAGACAAGGAGACTGATAAGAAAAACCTTTCATTAACTTACTCAACAAGTACACCTCTTCAACAGAAATCGTTGAAAAAGCTTGGTATGCAGATCAACACTTCTATTATCGCTCCAAATAGTGCAAGTAAGACTGAAAAGAGTGCTTTGAATAAATCGAAGAAAGATGCTTCCATTCTTTCACAGAAGGATGAGGAATCAGAGCCTTCTGATGAAGAAGATGAGGATGGTTCTGGAGAAGAAGAGGAGGAATCGGAAGAAGATGAGAGTGTTGGTAAAAGTAACATGATTGATGATGAGGCCGAGGAAGCTAGTGATGACTATGAGTCTGGTGACAGCCGCGATGAAGATGAAAGAGAGTACGAGGAACAGAATCAAATTGTAGAGAAAGGTGAAACTTTAGATTCTGACGAAGAAGACTTCTCTGACGACTCTGAATACGAGCGGGACTCGTTCATTGTCGATTCGGATGAAGAAGATAATGAATTGCTCAGCGGCTCCGGTGACGATCTATCTATGAGCGCAGATGAGCTAACCATGAGTTCGAAATCTAAGATAAAGTTCAATGAACgtaaaaacaaagaacaaaaGAAAGCATCTCGGGAAATGTATGAAGCTAGACACAAATTGAATGAATCTGATAAAAGTTCTAAATCTGATAAGCCTAAGTCGAAGAAATCGACTAGACGACGATTGGAATCTTCTGATTCAGAATCCGAGGAAGAAGTTGGTGCTCAGTCGAAAAAGAATAGGCGCGCAAGAATCGATTCTAGTCAAGACGATGTTGATACGTCTGTAGTCAAGCAGAAAAAGAAGGTCAAGCGACTGTCGGAATCCATATGTGAGGATAACGCAACCAATGAAAAAGAGATTTCAATTCGCGAAAACATCGAAGAGAAAGCGGATCCCTTGTCCCTTCAAAATGTAGTCAAACAGGAGCCTAAAACTCTACAAAAAGATCTTAACATCTCTACTGTGGCTATTACGAATGTAGACGACGTTGAAGAGGTACAAGTCGATGAGAATGTATCAATTATGAAGTCTGATCAAACATCTGATCCACTACAAGCCACGATGGCACAAGAGGAAGCAATGGAAGACGATGAGGATGAGGATTCCATCAGCGAAAACGAGGAAATAACACAAAACTACGAGTCTGTTCTCAACGACTTGAATAAAAAGTCGAAAAAGGTGAAATCTATAGACATTTCCTTGAACCTAAACAAAAAGGCTAAGCAAAAAGCTAATGAGCCTATTGTTGACCAACTGAACCTTACTCAAGTCAAGAAATCTAAGAAGAAAAAGGCTGATTCCGAAACATCGGAGCCTAAGGACAAAGAGAGTTCAGTTACTAATAAAGTGGTggagaaagtaaataaatcaataatcatTCAAGACGAAGGGTCTTCAGATTCTATTGACATGAAATTGTTGTTCAATGAAGATAGCACAGATAGTGAAATGAAAGAAACCTCTAAACAGAGTGAAGCTAAAGAAGTTATTGAAGACTTTATTCCTTTGAAGAGAACTGAGGGCAAGACCAATATCTTAGAAAATAGTG TTTCAGATGGTGCGAAAGACGAGTCCATTCTTAATGTGAGCAAATCAAAGAAGAATAAACGCAAGTCTTCTCAGCCTGAAACCGAAGAACCTGTTGCCATGA ATGACCAAGAAGGAGAGAATTTAAGCTTCTTCATAGACACTACTGGCACCCACACGGATATGAACCAGAGTGTAACTAATACTTCAATCAAGGGTAGCGCGAAAAAGAATAAACAGAAGAACAATGTGTCTTTCGTTAAtattgaagaagaaaaagatG ATGAAAACTCAAATGATGCACCTCTTGAAGTGTCGTATCACAGTGAAAAGAATAAGAATAAGTCCATACAAGACTTGAACGTTACTCAGAGCGAAGAGACGAACATAAATACTACGGCAAATGAAACACTAACTCAAAGTggaaagaagaagaagaaaaataagaaaaacttGGACAGTTCACAAATTGTTGTTGAAGATACAG TTGAAGAAAATGCAGCAGACAAATCCCTAAATTCATCAGCACTGAATGTTTCTGGCagcaacaaaaagaaaaagaagaagtcATCTGAATCACAAATTGAACCAGAGCCAG ttgAGGAGGTACCTGTAGAAGCTGCCCATAACGTGTCAGTAGGCAGTGCCAAAAAGAAAGAACAAAAGACTGTTTCAGAAAGTTCTTCTGCCGAAAAGGCTGTTGTTgaag aagtTATAAGCATTTCAAGCGAAGAAACAACTAAAAAGCGCAAACGTAAGCCATCTGCTAACCCGTCGGTTGAAGAAGTTATTGAAAAAG ATGACGCAAAGGTTCTGAATACGTCGAAAGCAAATGATTCTATAATAAGCACTAATAAAAAGAAGAAGCTTAAAATTTCACGCAGTCACGAAGAGACTACTGAAACACAAG AAGTTGTTCCCGATGAACAAAATACGGAGGAACAAGACAAGCCTAGTggtaaaaaatctaaaaagaaGAATAAGGCAGTGATTGAACAAACACCTTTAGAGATTGATACAG AatctacaaagaaaaataagaagagGAAAGAAAGAGATGACGACGACAGCGAAACGCTATCAAAG GTGGTCAAACAGAACTCCCTTGACAAAATACATGTACCCCGTTTACCTGTTAATGTGTTAAAACAATTGGATGATCAACCAAAGGCTGGTCCTGAAACAAAAGCTAAAGTCGTTGCTACGTCTTCATTCAAAGTAGAACAAACAAGAAAGAGGAGGAACAAGCCTTCAAATTATTTAGAACAAAGCGTGTACTTGAACGACTCAGTCGAAGAAACAACTAAAAAGACATCAATTAAAAAGCCAAAAGTTCTGCCTTTTATACCAACTGCTTCGACGTCAGGCTTTGGATTTACCACTAACTTTAAAGTTAATGTTATCGCCCAAGAAACTCAATTTGTAGCCCAGTCAAGTGATGTAACCAATTTCAAAACAGATTATCTTCAGAAGAATAGAATTAAGAAACTGGGTAcatttgaaaagtataaaagacacagaagtattaaaatatctaaattttaa